In the genome of Leptospira ryugenii, the window CAAGAATCAATCCATTCCCAGTTTTTTCGGAACAGCTACTGTTCGAAAGACAACCTTTGTCTTCTAACACGAAGATACAATTGCCAAGAAAAAATAGCTGCACAAGTAGAATCGGGAAGGCACTTATTAGGTTTCGCATAGCAAGAAAACTTCGCTTAAAATTGAGAAAACAATTTGTTATTTTAATCGAAAAGTAAAAAACAAAGAATCGCTTCATTTTTTCAGAAAATCAATAAAACTAATTGGCATTAGTTTCATTTTTTATAAAAAAAATTTAATCTTTGTGAAAATGAATTGAGTATGATCTGTTGTCGTGACTTTCACTTTACTTCCAGTTTGACGAATACACTTTTTCATTTTTTATGCATAACCGTACATTTGCAGTGAATTTTGTGCTTATAAAGGCTTTTATCGGTTTTTGTGAAATCATTTTCGTCTCTCTCGCAGTGCGTTGGAAAGGAGACTTCACTTGTTGTAACTCTTGTTTCCTTAGAAAACCGACGGAAATCGATTCATCTCTTTTTTTTAAAAACTAGCTCTATCAAATCTTTGCTCCCGTCTAAAAACGGCAGATTCTTTTGACAAGCCAAGTCGGAAATGATGAGAATTATTGTTTTATTATTCCTATTTGCCTTAGGCAGTCAATGTTCGACTGAGACACGAGAAAACTCTCTAAACGGAGCCTGGGAATTTATTTATTTACCGGTTTCTGAATCCTTTCCTTCAAAAGATGACCTTAAATGGAAAGCGTTTGAGCCTGGAGAGAATCTCTATACTCCGAATTCTCGCGTAGGGATCCTGTGGTATCGGACTACTTTTAACATTCTTCCTGGCTATAAATTGATGATACCGCCTGCAAGTGTCCCTGGTCTTTACCGAGTTTACGTTGACGGAGTTATGGTTCACTCATTTGCCTCGCTATCGGAAGGTAAGGCCGATGTTCGCAAAGTCTGGCCTATTATAGATTTACCTCCACCGAATAAAAATAATCCGCAACATTCTAATCTTCTGATTTCTGCACATAATACGGATGACTATGGTGAAAGAGGCATCATGGGACCGATCTGGATAGGACCTGCTGACTCAATCCAAACTAGATTCCTACTTTCCCAGGCGGACACTCTCTTTCTCGGACTCGTCTTCTTAGCCTTGAGTCTTGCGACTTTTGCGGTCTCAATAGGCTTCAGTCGAGATTGGGGCACCTTTAATTTTGGCTTTTTTCTGGCTTCTCTTGGTTCCTTGAGTGTTTTACGGTCGGATCTTGCATGGTATCTCAGTGGTTTAGGGGACGAATGGTTTACACTCCTTCGCCTTTCTTTTTTCTCCGTGCCTATAGGTTTATTTGGTATCGCATTGCCTATGTTTCGTGGAAAATCTAGGCGTATACTCTTTGCCCTCTACTCTCTTTTAGGTTCCTTCTTTTTTCTTTCATTCGCAAATGAGTTTACACTAACATTGAACGTATGGTTTGTGTTTCGTATTTTTTTGCTCATCATTATACCAGGAGCACTAACCTTGGGAGCTCTGTCCATCATAGCCGCTATCCATGGAAACCGAGAACTTCGGCTATTTTCCATAGGTCTTTCTCTTTTTCTATTTGCCGCACTTATTGATCTCGTAGATCGTTTTCTAGAACTGATCCCTTTTGGTTTGATCCATTGGGCACTGATTGCGTTCGTGGGAATCGTTCTATTTTTAATTACAGATAGGTTCTTTCAGTCACAAAGAGATCTAAGAGCCTACACAGACAATTTAGAAAAGACAAATCGTTCGCTTAGAAGATTTGTTCCCGATCAATTTTTAGATATTCTTGGCAAACCTTCACTTGTAGAAGTCAATCATGGCGATCAGGTTCAGCGAGAGATGACTGTTTTGTTCGCAGATATTAGATCATTTACTGAACTTTCAGAGTCGATGACTCCTCAAGAGAATTTCAATTTCCTTAACTCCTACTTACAGCGTGTGGGTCCTATTATTCGTGAGAACGGAGGATTTATCGATAAATACATCGGTGATGCCATTATGGCACTATTTGACAGCAGCGAGGATGCGGTACGTGCAGCGATACAAATGCATGCAATGGTACGATCACATAACCAAGTTCGTATCGATACAAACCGAGTCCCAATCAAAATAGGCATAGGCATCCACCGAGGTATGGTAATGCTCGGAACCATCGGAGAAGTCGAGCGCATTGACAATACAGTGATCGGAGATGCTGTAAATATTGCCTCCCGCTTAGAAGGTTTAACATCTGGGTATGGCGCGGGAGTATTATTGAGTTCTGATGTAGTACATGAGTTAAACGGTGATTATAAACTCAGAACCTTAGGAAAACATTTAGTAAAAGGAAAGCGCCTTCCTGTGCTTGTGTTTGAATTGCTCGATGTTGACACTCCAGATATATCTGAAAAAAAATTAGAGTATGATCCTTTCTTCCAAGAGGCAATCAAACATTTTGCAAAAGGGCAATTCAAACTTGCCCAAAAAACCTTATCATCATTGGTCCAATCAAATCCATATGATGGAGCAGCACAACGAATTCTGGAAAGATGCAAACGAATGTTACGTGTAAAATAAAGTAAACATTCTACGAGATCTTATTCAATCTTCTTTTCTTGACCAAATGACTATCCAACACTTTCCCTGACTCAATCGAATTGGAGATGTCCAATGATCGATTCACGGATTCTGCTTAAGTAATCCTTCAAATAAGTATGATGCATGGACGGATGGCAAGTCCAGCGAAGTATTTTCTACAATTAGGATCATCAGATCGTACGCTTCAAATTTTCTGCAGGAAAATTGCCTAATACTTTATCCCAAGGTTCTCAGGACTTATCCTAGAAATTATAGCTATGCCAGAGAATGAAAATTAGTCTCTTCAGCTCAATCACAATTCAATTATTTATTTTGAGTTGATGAGAATCTTCAACATCTTAGCCTATTCAATTGTATTTTGGCAGAAGCTTCATACGTATAAAACCTAGGATACCATCCAGTGCATATTATTACTCATTTCTTTTGGTTTGTGCTACCTCCCAGTCATGCGAGAAGATTCTTTTTTTTTATTCTTTTTTTAACAAGTTGTAAGTCTCCAAACCTCAATGACCCCTGTGATCCCTCTAGTGAAAAAAGTAGAGAGCGGTTGCTACTCAATACAATTTCTAGACAATTCACTTCATTCTGTGGTTTAAATTCTAACAATAATGCGAATTCACTAGGATCCAAAATCATTACGAGCTTTCGGTTTGCGTCTGGTCAGACAGGCTTAAACAAAGACTACGTTGGAAGCATTTCAGGAACAAATATAAACATCGAGATCCCATATGGACTAGGATTAAACCTCGTTCCTACCTTTGAATTCACGGGCAAGTCTGTCTCGGTCGGTAGTGTTGAACAAACCTCCGCGAGCACAATCAATAATTTTGCATCTAACAGCATTTATACTGTCACTGCCTTTGATGGCACTACGCAAAACTATACGGTCAATGTATATCAGATCACTCCAGTGGCAGATACTGGACAAACTAATTGTTTCAATTATGGCACTCCTGCAAGTTGTGCAACGACCTCGGCTAGTTTTCCAAACCAAGATGGAGAGCTGCAAAATTTTCCCAATGCCAAAGGTACACAACCCATCACAACTAACTCTGGCTATCCGAACGACCCAATCAACAAAGATACCCTAAAAGGTATTGTTTGGAAAACCTGCCACGAAGGTCAGACTGGTTCCGGGTGCGCAGGCACTGCAAGCAATCTAGATCATACATCTGCTACTACTGCCTGCAATAATTTAAATTCTTTAAATTCGGGTGCAGGCTATGCGGGTTTAAAAAACTGGAGGCTCCCCAGCATACAGGAGTTAAATCAGTTGATGGAATACAATGGCTCTACCAATAATACAAATTATTGGAACTCTACCTTATTCCCCAATCCACCTTCATCAAACACATCTCCTTTTGCCTGGTCTTCTTCCACTCTCATCGGAGCGGGAGCTGCCATGAGCCATAACAATCAATACATTACCAATACAGCTACTAGTTCATTCAATCGAGCCCATTGTGTTAGTGGGTTCCCACAACCTAGCTTTGATATGGTTGACAATGGCAATGGCACTATCCTCGATAAACGTACCAAACTCATTTGGCAAAAATGTGCCTTAGGCCAAACCAATGATGCTTCCTGTACGGGAACACCCAGTTTACAAAACTGGTCAAACTCACTCTTAGGTTGCAAAAATTTGACTTTGGCCGGTAAATCTTGGCGTTTGCCCAACGTGAATGAGATGGTGACACTCCTTGATCTGAGTTTACTCTCGACCCAAAAAATCAATGCCACGTACTTTCCGAACTTTTCAGCCGCAGGTGTAGCTTATGACACGAGTTCTGCTAACCAACAGAATGTTGTGTACAATCAAATGTTCATGCCAAGTGCACCGGAATTCCAAGGAATCTCAGGGAAGGGTGTAAGCAATAATTACAATGCTCGCTGTGTCGCTGGACCGGAATAAAGTTACCTATAGCCTCTTAATATCTGCTTGCTTGGCATTTCCAGCGCTTGGCGATAGAACTTAAGCCTTTTACCCTCTCTCTCGACCTATTGGAAGAGAAAGAGCTGCAGCAAATGCCGGTTTGCAATAGCTTTACAGAGGTTTAAATCGAATATATACATGTTTTCCCACCATACGAGGGGAGAATTCGCAATAACTCTATTACTTTGGTCCCTTTTCTCTGAAAAAACCAAATTTTGGGGTATTAAATCAAAAAACTACTGAGAAATCGACTTGCGGTACTTATGTGGAAGTTATTGAGCTGTAAGATTTCAATAAATTCTTTGCCTTTTAAGATTCAATGAAATGTTTTATATTTTAGATAAAAATATAATTTACTTTCTGAGATACTTAATCGAAATAACGCATAACAATAAGTAAGGGACTTTTTAAAGTTAGGAGAAAATATGAAGAATTTAAGATTGGGCGCTTTTTTGATTATAGCTTTCAGCTTAGTCTTTAATTGCAGCACGACTGCAAAAAGAGTAGGTGACTATCAAGCGCCAAACTACCAAGTAATTAAGCTAAGTGATAAAATCACCTTGAAGTATTTACCTGAGGCTGAGACTGAAATCAAAGGTGGAGATGTATTCAAGGAAGAGGTATTCCTCAATTTGTTTAAATCCAAATTGAAAGATAAGGGTGTATTTTCAGAAAAGGCTAAGGAAACCATCGAAATCCAAATTAATGATGCAAGATTTCGTTCTGCCGGAGTGGCAATTTGGGTTGGTACCTTCGCTGGAGCGGATTCTATCGATATAGATTTAACTATTAAGGATGCGAAAGGAAATATCATCGATCAGCATAAAATAAAAGTTTCCTATGCATTGGGTGGTTTCGGTGGTGGCCCGAATAGTGTAAGGTCTGAATACTTTTACAATAAAATTATCAATCTAACATTACAGCAACTAGGTTATCCCACAGATTAACAAAACCTAAAATTGGCGGAGTCAGGCTTTTTGCCTGACTTTCTTAAATAGATTTTTAGCTTCTTTTCGTATAGTGAACTTTCAATAAACGAAAAACGATGTATACAGATTAGCAGCTCCTTCTGTGTTGAAAATTTTGGCAAATTGTCTAGTTAAGTTTACTTTTAAATTCATTCACTGGAGCTTTTTTAGGAATGACTTTAGGATTCATTAATAGGAATCCGATTCTCTTCTAGGATCGCAACTCTGCGTTAAATTAAGATTTAAATCAGCTTACTTATCGATTACTTTCTCTCGATACAATCTCCTTGAAAAACATCTGCCTAGCGTTTAAAAGTCTATCTTCTAGTCGAAATTTTGCGAATGCTAGTTGTTACCAAAATTTGGAAGCAATGAAGCTGGATTGAATATACAAAAACATAGAATCCAAATTGCTAGTTAATCAAAAAATTGGAATCATTTTCAGCTGTAATGGATGGAGAGATTATCTCAGTATCGAAGTAAATAATTTTATTCCTAAATAGAATGATGTTATTATTAACCTTTCATCTTTAACTCCTTCTAAAAAATTAATCCGTAAGTTCATTTTATTTAAATTATCTTTTGCTCTATTGATTCTAGTTAGGTCATTTCTCCAAAAAATGATGCTTAGAAAGACTCAATATACCCTTGGATCTGAGGATCCAGGCTTTTATTCTTTTCTAACAATCTACATTCGACAAGGCTTCTATCTTTAAAGCTCTCCTCTTCCACGATTGATTCCCATCAACCACGTCACGGGAAAGCCTGCGGAGCACAAAGCAGCAATGCCTCGACTGCGAGACTACAATTCGCGGGCGTGATGCAAAGCATTTAGCCGCGAAATTGTTCGGCGCCGACCACCAAACAGAACGTAAAGAAACAAACAATGCTATCGTGACATACAAGAACCTAATCCTGTATATTGTAATATGGTCAAGCTCTGGCGATTCGTATCACATGGCTGATCCAGCGCTTCGCGACTGAACTTACACCAGTGACCCGCAGTTTCGACCCATAAGGAGAAATTGCGCCTGCAAGGTGGCTGAATGGAATGAAGCCAAAACGAGGTCGTCTGCCCGGACTACAACAGGTGCGATCTTATCTTCAGGTGGGCTTCCCACTTATATGCTTTCAGCGGTTATCCCGTCCGAACACAAGGGCAATGCACCTGGTGGAACAACAGATACACAGTGTCCCTTCGGGCCAGACGAGTTTTGGCTAGGCTACGCTCCGCCAAACTCGCATTCTCGCTCCCTATGGGTCGGCTTGCGAATGGTTCGACCAACCCGATCCTCTCAATTGGTTTTGTTAGTTAGGGCGTTCCCGATTTGGTTGGTGTTTTAAAATTTTTTAGTAAAAGGGTCGGGCTCTCCCTCGACGAGGGCGCACGGTCGATCCCTAACGCGGAGAAAGCAAGATTAATTTCTCCCTATCCAATAATCTAGTTCTCGATGTTGATTTGCAACTGCGATGATAAGGATACGATCTGCCTCTATCGATTATAAAATCTTATATGGAAACTTATGAAAGATATACTTCCTTATTTCCCCAGATTCTACTGACCAAGCCATGGGATAATCCGAGATTCTTTTTATGGCTTTCCAGATTTCTTCTCGAAATCGTAGACAAAGACCATCGTATTCCATTTCATAAAAAATAGTGGCATCGCCCAATACATTGCCTTTGGACTCTTTCATAAAAGCCAAAATATAGTCGCCTTTAAGCCGGCTGGCTTCCTATAATGAGCATTGTGTCGCGAATATCGGGCATCCCTCTTGATTTTTTGGGTGTGGTTCTGGA includes:
- a CDS encoding adenylate/guanylate cyclase domain-containing protein, which produces MMRIIVLLFLFALGSQCSTETRENSLNGAWEFIYLPVSESFPSKDDLKWKAFEPGENLYTPNSRVGILWYRTTFNILPGYKLMIPPASVPGLYRVYVDGVMVHSFASLSEGKADVRKVWPIIDLPPPNKNNPQHSNLLISAHNTDDYGERGIMGPIWIGPADSIQTRFLLSQADTLFLGLVFLALSLATFAVSIGFSRDWGTFNFGFFLASLGSLSVLRSDLAWYLSGLGDEWFTLLRLSFFSVPIGLFGIALPMFRGKSRRILFALYSLLGSFFFLSFANEFTLTLNVWFVFRIFLLIIIPGALTLGALSIIAAIHGNRELRLFSIGLSLFLFAALIDLVDRFLELIPFGLIHWALIAFVGIVLFLITDRFFQSQRDLRAYTDNLEKTNRSLRRFVPDQFLDILGKPSLVEVNHGDQVQREMTVLFADIRSFTELSESMTPQENFNFLNSYLQRVGPIIRENGGFIDKYIGDAIMALFDSSEDAVRAAIQMHAMVRSHNQVRIDTNRVPIKIGIGIHRGMVMLGTIGEVERIDNTVIGDAVNIASRLEGLTSGYGAGVLLSSDVVHELNGDYKLRTLGKHLVKGKRLPVLVFELLDVDTPDISEKKLEYDPFFQEAIKHFAKGQFKLAQKTLSSLVQSNPYDGAAQRILERCKRMLRVK
- a CDS encoding DUF1566 domain-containing protein, which encodes MLLNTISRQFTSFCGLNSNNNANSLGSKIITSFRFASGQTGLNKDYVGSISGTNINIEIPYGLGLNLVPTFEFTGKSVSVGSVEQTSASTINNFASNSIYTVTAFDGTTQNYTVNVYQITPVADTGQTNCFNYGTPASCATTSASFPNQDGELQNFPNAKGTQPITTNSGYPNDPINKDTLKGIVWKTCHEGQTGSGCAGTASNLDHTSATTACNNLNSLNSGAGYAGLKNWRLPSIQELNQLMEYNGSTNNTNYWNSTLFPNPPSSNTSPFAWSSSTLIGAGAAMSHNNQYITNTATSSFNRAHCVSGFPQPSFDMVDNGNGTILDKRTKLIWQKCALGQTNDASCTGTPSLQNWSNSLLGCKNLTLAGKSWRLPNVNEMVTLLDLSLLSTQKINATYFPNFSAAGVAYDTSSANQQNVVYNQMFMPSAPEFQGISGKGVSNNYNARCVAGPE